Genomic segment of Mercurialis annua linkage group LG6, ddMerAnnu1.2, whole genome shotgun sequence:
ACAATTCTATCTTtgtgatatataaatatattttgtcatttgaaaagatgaaacatatATACCTTGTTTTTAGTGTCCAAGCgcatacatatatataagataagaaattatatatatgagaTTTTGTTGATATTTCtcatttatatatagaaaagtagtcttttcatatttcataacttacaaatattaataatataaaagactTTTAAGATTTCATAATAAAtgactttaaaaatttataattaattaaatttataacaaaataaaaataataattgattttaaaatttataacattaatgatgtataaaaaaactctttaaatttataacttttttttttatttggttgattAAATGTTAAGCTGTAAGGAATTTGAtggattttttatttgttaaaagtCTACATGGTTAGTTAATGAAGAGGGTTTCTGGGAAGGAGCATAGATTGGCATGATTAGTTCATGAAATTAAGTTGAGTTTGCAATGTTGGGATTGGAATGTAAGATGCCGAACTccatgaagaacagatccgagGTCCTGTTCTTCCCTTAAAGAACaggatctgttcttcaagaaaatgaagaacagagttcttcaatttttttaaagtttattagttttttttaataaaattttaaaaattaattaattgttaggacttatttaaattttttgaaagttaaaggacttatttgtattttccaaatagaaaaaaagtataatgtaatccttctatttagttttttttaatgttttcatctttaaattaattaaattatcaaattttttaattttgggatacagatgaaacataaaaaatgaaaatagtgtacaatttaattttttcataggtcattttataaatgaaaaaaaagttacaaggttggtggtttttaagtaattaggccaaaaaaTTAAGACGAAAGTTGTTTAATTTTTCTCTCGCGATGACGGCGTTGGTGGAGACGAATAAAGCTGATGATTGAATCACATACGTacttttacaaattaaaaaatttaagagtaTCCCCAATGCAATGCTAAATTGTCATGCTTATGCTATAATTTAgtattaaactttaaaattaatcatCAACGCGGTGCTATAATcaatgctaaatttagcatatgctgtTAAATTTAACATCCATtgtagcatatgctaaacttaaacaaccaatcaaaattcattgttaattataattgtttactattttttttgtattatttatcttaaattttataCTCTTTTTGTTTacgattttgattaatttaaaaaaaaaaaatttagaccACCCACCAACATATTAaatgaattataaaataatttatatttatataatccatcaattatcttaataatttttttttaaaaagatctcattattatatcaattgaaaaataaaatttatattaaaataatttataaaacatataattgaattgtttttaaaaataataaaaaagttgaTATATTTACTATAGTAAataattttagcatttttttagcattttgtattgaagttaaaaattaaattttatgctaaatataatattttgttattttttcatgctaaatttaacataaaaatagCACGGCATTATGGATGCTCTTATCCACTTTtggaaaattaaaagatttaattcgtatttttgcaaaaatgaaACGAGTATGTGCCCCATGTAATTACTTTCAGAAAGCACGTGTCTGGTataatttcctctttttttctgaaaaattataaaaaaaaaatacaaaaacggcaaaaaattacaaaaatacgtactttctaaaaaattacatttgatacctaaaaatattacaaaaatacgaaataactttttactttttacgtattatattagagatgtattgataatatattatatatgtatcaaacatgtattaaaaatgtatttttatagtgaaaaaaAGTACgtaaattatgtaaaattttttaagtttaggTAAAAACGAATTTTTTTGACTAAgtaagtatttttgtaaatcaaGTGATTTTTAGGGTAGTTttttaattatccttttttttagttttggatTGGGTCACTaaacccaaaaattaaaatgcaacttaaaattagaaatttaaaacctAACATCCAGAATTCAAAATCCAAAGTAGAGATAAAAAAATGAGATAGTTAAAATTCGGAATTTGGgataaaacaatcaaaataaaaaaaaaagcaaatttgTTAGTTAGATTCGGTTTAATTTGATGTTTGAAGAAAACTAGATTTTTCAATTCTATTcaatttgaatatattaaaaaataattttttgatttgattgattcaggttggttttgaaaaaattaaaaaacttcaCTCTCGGTTAGGTTAagtttttttggttcggttcagttcagtttgttttgaaaaattaaaaataaattattctgaTCCGGTTTGACAtgataaatgaaaattatattttggtttcttttagttaaaataaaaatttgattcggttttgatttgtttggttcaattcaattttgaaaaataatagttcgGTTATTTCGATTggattcaataaaaattaaatagtttgaaaatgatttttttaaaataaaaataaaatttatagaaaagCAAAAGTGTAAAATTCAATCTATAAAATAAATGAGGGACTGCAATGGAAAATAGCCAAAAATTAAAACGCAGACCGTTACTTATAACTGATTTTCCCTCTCTTGTTAAAAGCATACGAATCAAGAATCGAAAACCAAGAAAGATCATATCAGTGACAAAACATGTTGCCAATTTGTAAGAGGAACGAGTTTAGAATGAACAATCTGAATCAAGAAGCAAAGTTCTTCACGGAATCGGATTCAAAAACCTCAGACAGTGACTCCGATGAAGATAGTGGTAAGTAATTTAGTTTTACTAATTTTctcagttttgatttgttttttcaaagGTTGCCTAGAATGTTAATCTTCTTGATGTTCTGCGCTGTGTTACATTTGTAAAATCTGGGCTATGAGTTTTTGAATTAAAAGAATTCTCGTCAAGGGTTGATCGGAGAAATTAGCTACTGCAGGTGTCCACTCAAAAACAAGAATGACTACAAGATCAATGGCAGAAACTTCAAAGAGAGGAATGACCAGGAGATCGCGACGTGGAAATGGGGGTAAATTTATACCAGGAAtgattattttgtttcaaattttcaagttttgattcgtttttgctttttttcttttcaagaaCGTATACTGGAGCCAGAAACTTCAAGAAGAGGAATGATCACAGGTCGCAACGTAGAAATGGGGGTAAGTTTTCACCAGGAatgattattttgttttaaattttcaagttttgattggtttttgCTTTGTTTTTTTTCAAGAACGTATACTGGAGCCAGAAACTTTAAGAAGAAGAATGATTACGAGGTCGCAACATAGAAATGGGGGTAAGTTTTCACCAggaattattattttgtttcaaattttcaagttttgattggtttttgCTTTGTTTTTTTCAAGAACGTACACTGCTGGAGCCAGAAACTTCAAGAAGAGGAATTACAAGGTCACAATGTAGAAATGAGGGTAAGTTTTCACCAggaattattattttgtttcaaattttcaaattttgattcgttttttacttttcttttttttcaagAACGTATACTGGAGGCAGAAACTTCAAGAAGAGGAATGATAAGGAGGTCGCAACGTAGAAATGGGGGTAAGTGTTTACCAGGAACgattattttgtttcaaatttgcAATTTCTGATTCGTTTTTGCTTTTTTGTTTTCTCAGGATCTACTAAAAAAAAGAGAACTGGGGTGATACGCAGTGCTGTGGAAGTATCAGTGAGAAATTTGAAAGTCACGGTAACCGTTAAGCACTGTTACTACCGGCGGACGATATGGAGCAGAGTGCTCAAACTCCTAAACAAGTTTGATATAGGAGTGACAAGAATTAACGTAAAAACCAAGAAAAACAAATATTCTAAAGGGAAAATCCGGGGTTTTTTCCCATTAAATTGCCACCTAAATATGTTATTCCCAAATAGTGTCCCCTTATGGAATCCGCAAGTattgaatccgcaagtcatacttgcggattcaaTGACCATCCCTTAATCACATGATTAAGGTTGATTAAGGGATGGTTACCAATCATTGGGAGACAACTTTTGTCCCTCAATGATTGGTGTAATCATTAGGTTAATGATTGggcaaattatttaaaaaaaattaatttcaataaaaatttatttaaatatatatctaataattgaaaaataaaaaaaaattaaaattaaatataaattttaatatttgtaataaataaaaaaattattttaaaactcaaaaatttgtcaattttatcctattttgcatttttatgttttaattgtactctgaaatattaaattaacgtttttttcatttaattttttttttaaaaaacattctccacgtctagcatatattaattgtatgtttttaaaatttatttaaatttagttaaattaattaaaaatttaaattagtgttaatttgattatggtttttagttagtttttaaaaataaaggacttatttgaacttttttgaataaaaaagaatttaatttcatctttagaCTTAGTTAATTGACAACacttttcaacgtcggggtgaaattgatttttttaaaggtgaggggtttttgagtgattaggccttttaaaattgtttacaaatttggtacaaaatacaacaaaactaaTCACGAAATCGGGCCGATTTTGAACCACCGTGATATTCTGCTCCACCGGGGGCGTTAAGAATTTGCCCACCATACCATTTCAGAAACGATATATTATGTCGACATTactaacaataaataattataacaattatgACTTTCTAACATTTTTctaaaaacatataattaactttaattttaacaattacagttctttaatattttttaaaagttaaataaaatagaaaaatttataacattCTCCTAGATTTAACTAATCtctaacattttattaaaatacaattaatttttataattatactaaattctttaatttattacATTTTTCTAAATC
This window contains:
- the LOC130015679 gene encoding uncharacterized protein LOC130015679, whose translation is MGNVHCWSQKLQEEELQERILEAETSRRGMIRRSQRRNGGSTKKKRTGVIRSAVEVSVRNLKVTVTVKHCYYRRTIWSRVLKLLNKFDIGVTRINVKTKKNKYSKGKIRGFFPLNCHLNMLFPNSVPLWNPQVLNPQVILADSMTIP